The following proteins are encoded in a genomic region of Populus trichocarpa isolate Nisqually-1 chromosome 13, P.trichocarpa_v4.1, whole genome shotgun sequence:
- the LOC18104577 gene encoding uncharacterized protein LOC18104577 isoform X3 has product MAYYYKSLNLHHMWKGGFHCVGGNFAGASRIVGFNNLSNFKRKVFLSRPSSAVLSNKGYCSLSQVVSAIPQSNVLTSSKSENEVVHQDLVKREENAAEAINPSNGRVMLIDGTSVIYRAYFKLLAKVHHGHLTHADGNGDWVLTIFSALSFIIDVLGFMPSHAVVVFDHDGVPYGKSSVSPNKTVMEKGLNFRHTLYSLYKSNRPPTPDTVIQGLPYLKAAIKAMSVKVIEVPGVEADDVIGTLAVNSVKDGFKVRVVSPDKDFFQILSPSLRLLRIAPRGLEMVSFGMEDFAEKYGGLKPSQFVDVMALMGDKSDNIPGVEGIGVVHAVELISRFGTLENLLKCVDQVEGESIRKALRQNANQAVLSKELILCLTAEET; this is encoded by the exons ATGGCTTACTACTACAAGTCATTGAATCTCCACCACATGTGGAAAGGAGGGTTTCACTGTGTGGGAGGAAATTTTGCAGGAGCGAGTCGGATTGTTGGCTTTAATAACCTTTCCAATTTTAAGAGAAAGGTTTTTCTGTCTCGTCCTTCATCAGCTGTTCTATCAAACAAG ggCTACTGTAGTTTATCTCAAGTTGTTTCTGCAATTCCTCAAAGTAATGTACTAACCTCTTCCAAAAGTGAAAACGAGGTGGTCCACCAAGATTTGGTCAAGCGTGAAGAAAATGCCGCGGAGGCTATTAATCCTTCAAATGGAAGAGTAATGCTTATAGATGGTACATCGGTCATTTATAGAGCTTACTTCAAGCTTTTAG CAAAGGTGCATCATGGTCATCTAACACATGCAGATGGCAatggagattgggttttaactATATTTTCTGCGCTATCTTTT ATAATTGATGTCCTGGGATTCATGCCTTCCCATGCAGTG GTGGTGTTTGATCATGATG GAGTACCGTATGGAAAATCTAGTGTTTCACCCAACAAAACTGTCATGGAAAAAG gcTTGAATTTTCGCCACACTTTATATTCTTTATACAAGAGCAACCGCCCTCCTACGCCTGATACTGTCATCCAGGGACTTCCATATTTGAAAGCTGCTATCAAAGCTATGTCCGTTAAGGTGATTGAG GTACCTGGGGTAGAAGCAGATGATGTCATTGGAACATTGGCTGTAAATAGTGTCAAGGATGGGTTTAAG GTACGAGTTGTTTCCCCGGACAAAGACTTTTTTCAGATTCTTTCTCCTTCATTACGTCTTCTACGGATTGCACCACGTGGCCTTGA GATGGTTTCATTTGGAATGGAGGATTTTGCTGAAAAATATGGAGGATTGAAACCTTCTCAGTTTGTTGATGTAATGGCTCTTatgggtgacaaatctgataaTATTCCAG GAGTTGAAGGAATTGGAGTTGTCCATGCTGTGGAACTGATCTCTAGATTCG GCACATTGGAGAATTTGTTGAAATGTGTTGATCAAGTAGAAGGGGAGAGCATTAGAAAG